AGGTTTCATCCAGAAGTAGCATTAAAAAATATTTTAATCAAATTTTTTTGCTGTTTTAGAAGGGTGACTCTTGCTCAAAGATGAGTAAATAACGATCGATTACAGCTGCCTAATTCTAGAGAGAGATATTCTTCCTATTCACTCCTTTTTCTGGCATGTGAGGATTTAACTCAAAGGGAGCCATTATTTCCCAATTTTGACATGGGTAAAGGAGTGCAATCGCTTTATTGAGGCGTGTATCAGCTAAGATAATAAAATCTGATTCCGTTTTAAACGAAATGTCATCTTTGAGAGGAAAAATTATTGACGGGTGTGAACACAATCGATATGAATCAAAAAAAGATGTGTAGTCCACTAACACCAGTTTCTCTCTGAAATAATGAACTTTCTTCCGAAATGACAAAGCGCTACAACATCCGATGCGATTTAAATATGGAGGAAGAATGAAAAAAGAAATAGGTATCCACAGATTAGCATTTACATTAGCTATAGGTATTTTATCACTTATTTATACTTCTGGCTTGGCAGCGGATAAACAAACTGAAAACAAAAAACCTAATATCCTAGTGATAATGGGCGATGATGTAGGTTGGTTTAACATTGGTGCTTACCATCGGGGCATCATGTCAGGCAAGACCCCGAATCTCGATAAGCTTGCCAGCGAGGGTATGCTATTCACTGACTATTATGCTGAGGCTAGCTGTACAGCAGGTCGCGCGAATTTTATCACAGGACAGCTCCCAATACGTACAGGTTTGACTACAGTGGGCCAGGCTGGAGCAGACGTTGGTATGCCGGCTCAGGCATGTACAATCGCCACCGCACTCAAAGCGTTGGGTTATGCCACTGGTCAATTCGGGAAGAATCACCTCGGCGACTTGAATAAGTTTCTGCCGACGGTTCATGGTTTTGATGAATACTTTGGTTATCTATATCACCTTGATGCAATGTCGGATCCCTATTGGTTTGATTATCCTCAGGATTGGATAGACAAAACTGGTCCACGCAATTTGGTGCATAGTTGGGCAACAGATGTTGATGATCCGACTGAGCAACCTCGCTGGGGCAGAATTGGTAAACAGAAAATCGTAGACGAGGGGCCATTAGCACCGTTTCCCGATATGAAGAATATGCAAAATTGGCAGGTAGGCCGCAAGGCTAAATACGACATGGAAACTTTTGATGATGTGCTTGTTAAAAGTTCCAACGCATTCATGGACAAGGCCAAAGCAGATGGCAAACCTTTCTTCATTTGGCATAACACTACGCGTATGCATGTTTTTACCTATCTTCCACCTAAATATCAAGCACTGATGAATGCTACGAGCAATTACAATGTGGAAGAAGCCGGTATGGCTCAATTGGATGATAGTGTCGGACAATTACTGAAGCACCTGGAAGAGATTGGTGAGGCGAACAATACCATTGTGATCTTCACGACGGACAATGGGGCAGAAGTTTTTACATGGCCAGACGGAGGAATGACGCCTTTTCGAGCTACAAAAGGTACAGTTTTTGAAGGCGGTTTTCGAGTCCCATGCATCGTCCGTTGGCCAGGCTATATCAAGCCAGGCATGATTGAAAATGGAATTTTTTCTGGTCTCGATTGGTTCCCAACACTCGTTGCAGCTGCCGGAAATCCTGATATTACAGATCAGTTACTGAAAGGTGCGGCTATCGGTGAACGAACCTATAAAAATCACCTAGATGGATACAATCAATTGAGCCTGCTGTTAGGTAAAACACCCTCCGCACGTCATGAAATCTTCTACTTTGGTGGACCTCATCTTGGAGCTATTCGTATAGATAACTTCAAGTATCAGTTCTTTCAACAGCCTTGGGGGTGGCCTGGAGAAAAGGTCACAACAGATATGCCTACGATTGTAAATCTACGTCAAGATCCGTTCGAACGAACGCCTGCTACTCGTGGCGAAAGCACGAATAACATGGGAGGAGGATATTTAAACGACTTCTATGCACGCGAGTTTTGGCGTTTTGTGTCGGTTCAAAAGGAGGTCGAAAAGCTTGCGTTGACGGCCATTGATTACCCTCCAATGCAATCACCAGCTTCATTTAACTTATCAGCAATAAAAACTAAGATTGACGAAATGATGAAGCAACATGAAGGACAATAAAAACAAAAAGGATCATCCAAGTAATACTGGTTGGTCCTTTTTTGCAGTTATTACATGCGCGATATAAGTTCTTTTGCATAGACTGAAAGTTATACCTAGTGTTTCTACCATTTTATGCAAACGATTGCCAGACTCGCTTCAAAATGCAAATTTGGAGCTATCTTTGTTACTCAAAAATCATTTATTGGAAAATTAATTCAATAATTTATTTGTTGACTGTGCTTTCTTATGCTATACATCTTCTCTATATACTCTGAATTTCATGGGACTTATGATAAAATATCTGCTAATTTTTCTTTTCATCATTACTGATCAAAGCTATGGCTCTTGTTGCTGTCCTGATTCGATAAATCGCTTTGGTGCAGAAACAAAAATCTCATCTCCGGCAGGTATGGTTTGGATTCCCGGAGGAGAATTTATGATGGGCTCAGACTATGAAGATTCTAAGCCAGATGAAAAACCGCAGCATCGTGTTAAAGTTGATGGTTTTTGGATGGATGCCACTCCGGTAACGAATAAGCAATTCAAAGAATTTATCGATGCGACAGGATATGTCACAACAGCGGAACGAGCCCCAACTCTTAATGAGATTATGAACCAAGTTCCTCCTGGTACTCCTCCACCATCCCCAGAATTACTTGTGGCAGCCTCACTTGTCTTTAAACCTTCTGATGTCCCTATCCCTTTAAATAACAGCCATGCGTGGTGGGAATGGAAGCCTGGAGCCAATTGGAAGCACCCGCTAGGCCCTGAAAGTACAATAGAAGAGAAAAAAGATCATCCAGTCGTGCAAGTAAGCTGGGATGATGCTCAAGCTTATGCCAAATGGGCTGGAAAGAGGCTTCCAACAGAGGCTGAATGGGAATTTGCAGCTTATGGGGGAAGAAAAGATATTATGTATGTATGGGGAAACGATGAATTTTCAGAAGAAGTGCCTCAAGCTAATATTTGGCAAGGTATTTTCCCTTATAAAAGTACCAAATCTAAAGGATATAACGGTACTACTCCTGTAACAACATTTAAACCTAATCCCTATGGTTTATATGATATGTCAGGGAATGTGTGGCAATGGTGCTCAGATTTATATCGTATGACTTATTATCAGGAAGAAGCTAAAAAAGAGCTTTCCATAAATCCTGCAGGACCAAAAACATCTTTTGACCCTCGAGAGCCTTATGCTACAAAACATGTGCATAGAGGGGGATCTTTCTTATGCCACGACTCTTATTGTAAAGGATATCGGATAACGGCCCGGATGAAAACAAGTCCAGATACTAGCTTGAATCATTTAGGGTTCCGTTGTGTGATGACTAATGATATGTGGAAGGAAAACAATGGTAACCTTAACAAAAATAAAAAAGATTTGTCACATGTACAGCAACTCTCAGAGGTTACATCTCATGATGATGTCATTGAGGCAACTGATGCGAAGCCCAAAATTTGAGGCATAAGAAAAAATTCTGGAAGGAAAACATTGTGATACTCGCATTCGTCTTGCGAAAGCATATACTTAAATGAGAGCGTTCCTAAATATATCGTTAACGTCAAATTGCTGAGAATCATATCCTGGGGAAAATCTAATGAAGAAAATTATAGCAATTTTATACAGCACATTTTTGCTACTTAGTCATTCAACTGCTATATATGGACGAGAACCTTACCATGCGACAATTACGGTTAACAATGTAAATGCTTCGGTTAGTGCCCCCAATTTGGTCGATTTGAAAAGAGAATTAAAAACGACGAGCCTCGAATCTCTTCTCCCCATTTATACGCCTACCTCACCTGTGTCTTTAGACATTAATTTGCGCGGTCTAATTGCCTTTACATCATTTGCTGCAAATTCGACAACCCTTGTCGTAAATATTCCTAATGCAGGTATTACAACAACTTTTGATGGAGGGACAAGGGATCAAAGCTTAACTCTATTTAAAGAATTTATTAAGGAAGGTAGCGCAGTTCCGAGATTATTAAGAGCTTATGCGAGATATTCTCCGATAGATCCGATTGCTGGTAATCCAAATAGTCTTATGGCACAGATGGCGCAATCCGATTATCTTGTTGGTCATTTGTCACCTTTGAGTGGCTGTGACTGTTGCTGGAGCGCTCAGCCCATTGTTCATCAATTCCAAACAGGCACATTTGCTAGTCGTGCTTTTTCTAAGGGATTTGACACAACAACAGTCACTCTTCCCTTGCGGTATTCATACTCGAAGGATCATCACTGGGCCTTAATTGTTGATGTCCCATTTACATATAATCGAAATGGGGGCGCATCTTCCGTATTTGGCTCGTTAGGTATAGGAATAAGAGTCCCGATATTCAGTAACTGGTCGATAACCCCAACGATTAGGGGAGGTGCAGGTGGATCTCTGGATTTGTGCACTTCAGGAAGTTTTGTTTCGACTGGGCTTGTGAGTGTTTATAATTGCAAATTATTTAAGCACGTTCTGTCTTTAACAAATTATGTGGGCTATTTTGCTTCTACCAATCTCTGGTTGACGGGTGTGAATTTTAATTATCATTTACACAATACTATCTTTAAGAATGGGTTGTCATGTACTTCATGTAAGGGATTTACAATTTGTAACAGGCCAATTAATTTCAAAGTCTCTGTGGAAGATACTTACTTTGCTGGCGATCGTCTTTTTATTCGACATTACGACGAAGTATCAATTGCGTTGATCACCCATTGCGTGAATCCTTATATCGATTATGATTGCTTATCTATTGGAATTGCCTATCAGTTTGGTCAAGAAAGCTATAAAAGCTATGCTTTAAATTTTGCTTATCAATTTTAGAAGCGACCTGAATTGTTCCTGTCGAAATACTCAAGATAAAGAAATTTTAGATGTCGATTAAATCGTTCCGAAATAACGGTCGCCAAAATCTCCTAAACCAGGAATGATACGTTTTTGTTCATCAAGACCTTCATCGACTTGTGCGACAATTAAATTGACTTCGGAGCATTCCTTTTGGAAATGTGTAATGCCCTCTGGTGAGGCTATAAAAGAAATTAAAGTGATTTGTTTCTCTAAAGCACCAGCTTCTTTTAACACTTTCACCGCCAGTGAGGCACTTCCTCCTGTCGCAATCATTGGATCCAATAACAAGA
The sequence above is a segment of the Parachlamydia acanthamoebae genome. Coding sequences within it:
- a CDS encoding arylsulfatase, with amino-acid sequence MKKEIGIHRLAFTLAIGILSLIYTSGLAADKQTENKKPNILVIMGDDVGWFNIGAYHRGIMSGKTPNLDKLASEGMLFTDYYAEASCTAGRANFITGQLPIRTGLTTVGQAGADVGMPAQACTIATALKALGYATGQFGKNHLGDLNKFLPTVHGFDEYFGYLYHLDAMSDPYWFDYPQDWIDKTGPRNLVHSWATDVDDPTEQPRWGRIGKQKIVDEGPLAPFPDMKNMQNWQVGRKAKYDMETFDDVLVKSSNAFMDKAKADGKPFFIWHNTTRMHVFTYLPPKYQALMNATSNYNVEEAGMAQLDDSVGQLLKHLEEIGEANNTIVIFTTDNGAEVFTWPDGGMTPFRATKGTVFEGGFRVPCIVRWPGYIKPGMIENGIFSGLDWFPTLVAAAGNPDITDQLLKGAAIGERTYKNHLDGYNQLSLLLGKTPSARHEIFYFGGPHLGAIRIDNFKYQFFQQPWGWPGEKVTTDMPTIVNLRQDPFERTPATRGESTNNMGGGYLNDFYAREFWRFVSVQKEVEKLALTAIDYPPMQSPASFNLSAIKTKIDEMMKQHEGQ
- a CDS encoding formylglycine-generating enzyme family protein, which codes for MIKYLLIFLFIITDQSYGSCCCPDSINRFGAETKISSPAGMVWIPGGEFMMGSDYEDSKPDEKPQHRVKVDGFWMDATPVTNKQFKEFIDATGYVTTAERAPTLNEIMNQVPPGTPPPSPELLVAASLVFKPSDVPIPLNNSHAWWEWKPGANWKHPLGPESTIEEKKDHPVVQVSWDDAQAYAKWAGKRLPTEAEWEFAAYGGRKDIMYVWGNDEFSEEVPQANIWQGIFPYKSTKSKGYNGTTPVTTFKPNPYGLYDMSGNVWQWCSDLYRMTYYQEEAKKELSINPAGPKTSFDPREPYATKHVHRGGSFLCHDSYCKGYRITARMKTSPDTSLNHLGFRCVMTNDMWKENNGNLNKNKKDLSHVQQLSEVTSHDDVIEATDAKPKI